The following are encoded together in the Numenius arquata unplaced genomic scaffold, bNumArq3.hap1.1 HAP1_SCAFFOLD_627, whole genome shotgun sequence genome:
- the MCRS1 gene encoding microspherule protein 1 — MASGATSRSEDEESLAGQKRGSAQASGAIPKRRSSSRFIKRKKFDDELVESSLAKSSSRAKGAGGVEPGRCSGSEPSSSEKKKVSKSVSTPIAPSPVPTPGLAKRMKKSKQSLQVTKDLGRWKPADDLLLINAVLQTNDLTSVHLGVKFSCRFNLREIQERWYALLYDPIISKLACQAMRQLHPEAIAAIQSKVLFSKAEEQLLTKVGSTSQPTLDTFQELLHKHPDVFYPSRTPKALQLHWQLMKQYYLLDDQTVQPLPKGDQVLNFSDAEDMLDDSKLKDVRDEVLEHELTVADRRQKREIRQLEQELHKWQVLVDSITGMSSPDFDSQTLAVLRGRMVRYLMRSREITLGRATKDNQIDVDLALEGPAWKISRKQGVIKLKNNGDFFIANEGRRPIYIDGRPVLGGNKWKLNNNSVVEIASLRFVFLINQDLIALIKAEAAKLAQQ, encoded by the exons ATGGCGTCGGGGGCGACGAGCCGCTCCGAGGACGAGGAGTCTCTGGCGGGGCAGAAGCGGGGCTCGGCCCAGGCCTCGGGCGCCATCCCCAAGCGCCGCAGCTCCTCGCG GTTCATCAAGCGGAAGAAGTTTGACGATGAGCTGGTAGAGAGCAGCCTCGCCAAGTCCTCCAGCCGGGCCAAGGGCGCTGGCGGGGTGGAGCCCGGGCGCTGCTCGGGCAGCGAGCCTTCCTCCAGCGAGAAGAAGAAG GTCTCCAAGTCCGTGTCCACCCCCATCGCGCCCAGCCCGGTCCCGACCCCCGGCCTCGCCAAGCGGATGAAGAAGAGCAAACAGTCCCTGCAGGTGACGAAGGACCTGGGCCGCTGGAAACCCGCCGACGACCTCCTCCTCATCAACGCCGTGCTGCAG ACCAATGACTTGACCTCCGTGCACTTGGGCGTGAAGTTCAGCTGCCGCTTCAACCTGCGGGAGATCCAGGAGCGCTGGTACGCGCTCCTCTACGACCCCATCATCTCCAA ACTCGCCTGCCAGGCCATGCGGCAGCTGCACCCCGAGGCCATCGCCGCCATCCAGAGCAAAGTGCTCTTCAGCAAAGCCGAGGAGCAgctcctcaccaaggtgggatCG ACCAGCCAGCCCACCCTCGACACCTTCCAGGAGCTGCTTCACAAACACCCCGATGTCTTCTACCCCTCCCGCACCCCCAAGGCCCTGCAGCTCCACTGGCAGCTCATGAAGCAGTACTACCTGCTGGACGACCAGACCG tgCAGCCGCTGCCCAAGGGGGACCAAGTCCTCAACTTCTCGGACGCCGAGGACATGCTCGATGACAGCAAACTGAA GGATGTGCGGgatgaggtgctggagcacg agcTGACCGTGGCCGACCGGCGGCAGAAGCGGGAGATCcggcagctggagcaggagctgcacaAGTGGCAAGTGCTGGTTGACAGCATCACAG GAATGAGCTCCCCGGACTTTGACAGCCAGACGCTGGCCGTGCTGCGGGGCCGCATGGTGCGGTACCTCATGCGCTCCCGGGAG atCACACTGGGCAGAGCCACAAAGGACAACCAGATCGATGTGGACCTGGCCCTGGAGGGACCCGCCTGGAAGATTTCCCGCAAGCAGG GCGTCATCAAGCTGAAGAATAACGGGGATTTCTTCATCGCTAACGAGGGCCGGCGCCCCATCTACATCGACGGGCGCCCCGTACTCGGCGGCAACAAGTGGAAGCTGAACAACAACTCGGTGGTGGag atcGCCAGCCTCCGCTTCGTCTTCCTCATCAACCAGGACCTCATCGCCCTCATCAAGGCGGAGGCGGCCAAACTGGCCCAGCAGtga